The genomic region ATGAACTATTTGGGAAAGTTCTTCGATCATCGGATAGTAAGACCGTTCTTTTCAGACCTCGAATTGTCGCTAAGAACAACTTGGATCGTCCTTCAAGAGCTATTCTTTTTCAAGGACCGAAATCCTTGCCTAAAAACTATGTAACTTTCCCTTTATCAAAGACCAAATCTCCCATTGATCAGGGAAACTCTAAtgtgatttttgaaattggaGAAACCCCGTTAGAATCCGAGCGTTTCAGGAACTACTCTCGATCTTTTGATTCCTATAGGTCGTTTGCTCCTCGTCCTGGTTTAACTGGTAACAGCCTTGGTAGTAGTTGTACTACTGAGAGCATTGATTCTCCATGGTTAGCTGAAGAACCTAGAGATTCAAATAAACGTCCCCTTGCGAAACTGTGTTCGAGTTCTTTGGGCGTATCTGTTGACAATGGATCTAAGAGGCCTCTCTCAGCAAGTGAGATTGAGTTGTCTGAGGATTATACTTGTGTGATCTCACACGGTCCGAACCCGAAAACTACTCATATTTACGGTGACTGCATTTTAGAAAGTCGTAATTGTTTGAGCTCTTCTTCTGAGAATGAAATGAAGGAGGGATTGTTCCATCCTCTTAAGAACATGGATATGGCCACTTCATATACCTTAAGTGACTTCTTAAGCTTCTGCCATTCCTGTCATGAGAAACTGGAAGAGGGAAAAGACATCTACATTTACAGGTTTGCCACAAGAAAAATCAACagtgttcttgtttc from Cucurbita pepo subsp. pepo cultivar mu-cu-16 unplaced genomic scaffold, ASM280686v2 Cp4.1_scaffold002656, whole genome shotgun sequence harbors:
- the LOC111786744 gene encoding uncharacterized protein LOC111786744; protein product: MLRKRTRSVQNDQYRMNQLNVPCSSSIFKRCHMFTGLSPKGLDYDSAKSPTSPLDFWVFPLKSPRSLSNEIHRRNWDCSKVGLSIVDSLNDDDNELFGKVLRSSDSKTVLFRPRIVAKNNLDRPSRAILFQGPKSLPKNYVTFPLSKTKSPIDQGNSNVIFEIGETPLESERFRNYSRSFDSYRSFAPRPGLTGNSLGSSCTTESIDSPWLAEEPRDSNKRPLAKLCSSSLGVSVDNGSKRPLSASEIELSEDYTCVISHGPNPKTTHIYGDCILESRNCLSSSSENEMKEGLFHPLKNMDMATSYTLSDFLSFCHSCHEKLEEGKDIYIYRGEKAFCSLTCRSQEISMDEELEKSIEKTSVSSPKSNADRDEDLFGTSVGGFA